The proteins below come from a single Excalfactoria chinensis isolate bCotChi1 chromosome 7, bCotChi1.hap2, whole genome shotgun sequence genomic window:
- the ACVR1C gene encoding activin receptor type-1C translates to MRRAPNSALRAALPLLGAAVWLCAGLQCVCQLCEHTNFTCQTEGACWASVMLTNGKEEVIKSCVSLPELNAQVFCHSSKNITKTECCYTDFCNNITLRLPIASESPSRAAVGPVVLAVAVAVPICVLSLVAVLAACTCQGRRCARGRTKPPNVEEPLSECNLVSSGKTLKDLIYDMTTSGSGSGLPLLVQRTIARTIVLQEIVGKGRFGEVWRGKWCGEDVAVKIFSSRDERSWFREAEIYQTVMLRHENILGFIAADNKDNGTWTQLWLVSEYHEQGSLFDYLNRGTVTAEGMVRLALSIASGLAHLHMEIVGTQGKPAIAHRDLKSKNILVKRNESCAIADLGLAVKHDSVLNTIDIPQNPRVGTRRYMAPEILDDTMNTSIFESFKRADIYSLGLVYWEIARRCCAGGITEEYQLPYYDVVPSDPSIEDMRRVVCEQKLRPNIPNQWQSCEALRVMGRIMRECWYANGAARLTALRIKKTISQLCVQEDSKT, encoded by the exons GGCTCCAGTGCGTGTGCCAGCTGTGCGAGCACACCAACTTCACCTGCCAGACGGAGGGGGCGTGCTGGGCCTCGGTCATGCTGACCAACGGCAAGGAGGAGGTGATCAAATCCTGCGTGTCCCTCCCGGAGCTCAACGCCCAGGTCTTCTGCCACAGCTCCAAGAACATCACCAAGACCGAGTGCTGCTACACCGACTTCTGCAATAACATCACCCTCCGCCTGCCCATAG CCTCCGAGTCCCCCAGTCGTGCTGCCGTGGGTCCCGTGGTGCTGGCGGTGGCGGTGGCCGTGCCCATCTGCGTCCTGTccctggtggcagtgctggctgcctgcacCTGTCAGGGCCGACGCTGTGCCCGGGGCAGGACGAAGCCACCCAACGTGGAGGAGCCGCTCTCTGAGTGCAACCTGGTCAGCTCGGGCAAGACACTCAAGGACCTCATTTATGACATGACGACGTCTGGCTCTGGCTCTG GCTTACCTCTGCTCGTACAGAGAACCATCGCCAGGACCATCGTGCTGCAGGAGATCGTCGGGAAGGGCCGCTTCGGAGAAGTGTGGCGTGGGAAGTGGTGTGGGGAGGACGTGGCTGTGAAGATCTTCTCCTCGAGAGACGAGCGGTCCTGGTTCCGGGAGGCAGAGATTTACCAGACGGTTATGCTGAGACATGAGAACATCCTGGGCTTTATTGCTGCTGATAACAAGG ACAACGGGACCTGGACCCAGCTGTGGCTCGTCTCTGAGTACCACGAGCAGGGCTCCCTATTTGACTACCTGAACAGGGGCACAGTGACAGCGGAGGGCATGGTGAGGCTGGCACTGTCCATCGCCAGCGGCCTGGCACACCTGCACATGGAGATTGTGGGCACGCAGG GCAAACCGGCGATTGCTCACAGGGACCTGAAGTCCAAGAACATCCTGGTGAAGAGGAACGAGAGCTGTGCCATCGCAGACCTGGGGCTGGCAGTGAAGCACGACTCTGTGCTCAACACCATCGACATCCCCCAGAACCCGCGGGTGGGGACAAGGAG GTACATGGCTCCTGAGATACTGGATGACACGATGAACACCAGCATCTTTGAGTCTTTCAAGCGTGCGGACATCTACTCTCTTGGGCTGGTGTACTGGGAGATAGCACGGAGGTGTTGTGCTGGAG GGATCACTGAGGAGTACCAGCTGCCTTACTACGACGTCGTGCCTTCCGATCCCTCGATAGAAGATATGAGAAGGGTGGTTTGTGAGCAGAAGCTCAGACCAAATATTCCAAACCAGTGGCAAAGCTGTGAG GCACTGCGGGTGATGGGCCGGATCATGCGGGAGTGCTGGTACGCCAATGGGGCTGCACGGCTCACTGCTCTGCGCATCAAGAAGACCatttcacagctctgtgtgcaggaaGACTCCAAAACCTAA